A single window of Pseudomonadota bacterium DNA harbors:
- a CDS encoding YfcE family phosphodiesterase: MFRVGVISDTHLGKVTNDFKEKLQRLFNNVGMIIHAGDMTGIEVYDYLCNWELKAVRGNMDDFEVKAILPEKRIEEVMGKRIGIIHGRGSPHGIENVVFSEFKDVDVIIFGHSHIPLNIKKEDVFMFNPGAFRGSYSYKGTVGMMEIEDEIILRHIEIP; this comes from the coding sequence ATGTTCAGGGTAGGTGTGATATCTGATACTCATCTTGGTAAGGTAACCAATGATTTCAAAGAAAAATTACAGAGATTATTTAATAATGTAGGCATGATAATACATGCAGGCGATATGACAGGCATAGAGGTCTATGATTATCTCTGCAATTGGGAACTTAAAGCGGTGAGAGGGAACATGGACGATTTTGAGGTAAAGGCCATTCTTCCTGAAAAAAGAATAGAAGAAGTTATGGGGAAGAGGATTGGGATAATACACGGGAGAGGTTCTCCCCATGGTATTGAAAACGTGGTATTCAGCGAATTCAAAGATGTAGATGTTATAATCTTTGGACATTCACACATCCCTTTAAATATTAAAAAGGAGGATGTGTTTATGTTCAATCCCGGGGCTTTTAGAGGTTCTTATTCGTATAAAGGAACAGTGGGCATGATGGAAATAGAAGATGAGATTATCTTGCGACATATTGAGATTCCATGA
- a CDS encoding glycoside hydrolase family 57 protein, protein MDSVYLAFLWHMHQPYYKNLYTGEYLLPWVLLHGTKDYFDMAYLLKGFEGLKQNFNLVPSLLLQLLDYENLDAKDNFLEIFKKAPKDLSDTEKTFLLMNFFSANWENMIKPYPRYYDLLRKRGFYYPREGIEKIKGYFTDEELRDIQVLFFLSWIDPVFFDLYDDLKSLKSKGQAFSEEDKKILEGVQKGILKGIIPLYRELASAGKIEISTSPFYHPIIPLLIDSQVAREAMPNVELPERLFAKPEDASYQIKRAIELFNGIFKSAPKGMWPPEGSVSDDALKLYMEHGIEWVATDEEILFQSLRMECKRDRDGCLFNPEILYKPYRYEKAGKYINVVFRDKGLSDLISFHYSRWDPKEAAKDCIARIKKIGESVRGKIRMPLITIAMDGENAWENYRNDGIDFLKYLYEGVLKEENIISTTVSDYLKDAGDYGVLNHSYAGSWIGHNFSIWIGQVEDNTGWTLLSETRDFLEVEDPDKKNKDAWESIYIAEGSDWFWWYGDDHSSENDDIFDFLFRESLSNVYRFLGKQPPEILSIPIILEDREVKPLREPVNFIYPKIDGEVTNYFEWMGTGFVEGKGHGVAMHEAVSLITGCYFGFNENSLFLRVDIDKTFIHNIEDVSFEVNLVGKESLKIIYYIANKVRESFLKKENGNYESRDLPISIEFSEILEIGIPFDVLGLTEKEKINIWVSLKIKGMEVDRIPKRGYLSTGKPAKTFEMEMWYV, encoded by the coding sequence ATGGATTCAGTCTATCTCGCTTTTCTCTGGCATATGCATCAACCATACTATAAGAATCTGTATACGGGAGAATATCTCCTTCCATGGGTTTTACTTCACGGAACTAAAGATTATTTTGATATGGCTTATCTCCTGAAAGGATTTGAAGGGTTAAAGCAAAATTTTAATCTTGTTCCTTCGCTTTTGTTACAATTGCTCGACTATGAGAACTTAGATGCGAAGGATAATTTTCTTGAAATATTTAAGAAGGCACCTAAGGATTTGTCCGATACAGAGAAGACGTTCTTGTTGATGAATTTTTTCAGTGCCAACTGGGAGAACATGATAAAGCCATATCCGAGATATTATGACCTCCTGAGGAAGAGGGGTTTTTACTATCCCAGAGAAGGAATAGAAAAGATAAAAGGGTATTTTACTGATGAGGAACTGCGGGATATTCAGGTACTCTTTTTTCTCTCATGGATAGACCCTGTTTTCTTTGATTTATATGATGATCTGAAATCTTTGAAGTCAAAAGGTCAGGCATTTAGCGAAGAGGATAAAAAAATATTAGAAGGTGTGCAAAAAGGCATTTTAAAAGGCATCATACCTCTCTACAGAGAGCTTGCATCAGCTGGTAAAATAGAAATATCCACATCACCATTTTATCATCCTATAATCCCATTGCTTATAGACAGTCAGGTTGCAAGAGAGGCAATGCCGAATGTGGAGTTGCCTGAAAGGCTTTTTGCAAAGCCTGAAGATGCGTCTTACCAGATAAAGAGGGCCATTGAACTTTTCAATGGAATATTTAAATCTGCTCCGAAAGGGATGTGGCCTCCGGAAGGGTCTGTGAGTGATGATGCGCTTAAATTATATATGGAACATGGAATAGAATGGGTGGCAACAGATGAAGAGATTCTTTTTCAGAGTTTAAGAATGGAATGTAAAAGGGATAGGGATGGTTGTTTGTTTAATCCGGAAATTTTGTATAAACCATACAGGTATGAGAAAGCAGGGAAGTACATAAATGTTGTATTCAGGGATAAGGGTCTTTCAGACCTGATATCTTTTCATTATTCAAGGTGGGATCCAAAGGAAGCTGCGAAGGATTGCATAGCGAGGATAAAGAAGATTGGAGAATCTGTCAGAGGAAAGATAAGGATGCCACTCATTACGATTGCTATGGATGGAGAGAACGCCTGGGAAAATTACAGGAACGATGGAATAGATTTTTTAAAATACCTCTACGAGGGGGTATTAAAGGAAGAAAATATTATATCTACTACTGTATCCGATTATCTTAAAGATGCGGGAGATTATGGGGTTCTCAATCACAGTTATGCAGGTTCATGGATCGGACACAATTTCTCTATATGGATTGGCCAGGTTGAAGATAATACTGGATGGACCTTGCTTTCAGAGACAAGGGATTTTTTAGAGGTCGAAGACCCTGATAAGAAAAACAAGGACGCCTGGGAATCTATCTATATTGCAGAGGGAAGTGATTGGTTCTGGTGGTATGGTGATGACCACTCTTCTGAGAACGATGATATATTTGATTTTCTTTTTCGTGAAAGTCTTTCGAATGTGTATAGATTCCTGGGGAAACAGCCGCCAGAAATACTGAGCATCCCTATTATCCTTGAGGATCGGGAGGTAAAACCTTTAAGGGAACCCGTGAACTTCATCTATCCTAAAATAGACGGGGAAGTAACAAATTATTTTGAATGGATGGGCACGGGATTTGTTGAAGGAAAAGGGCACGGCGTGGCAATGCATGAGGCTGTCTCACTTATAACGGGATGCTATTTTGGATTCAATGAAAATTCACTATTTTTAAGGGTGGATATTGATAAAACCTTTATACATAACATTGAGGACGTTTCCTTTGAGGTCAATTTAGTGGGGAAAGAGTCCTTAAAGATTATTTATTATATTGCAAATAAGGTAAGGGAAAGTTTCTTAAAGAAAGAAAACGGAAACTATGAATCGAGAGACCTGCCCATTTCTATTGAATTTTCGGAAATTTTAGAGATAGGTATCCCCTTTGATGTGCTCGGTTTGACAGAAAAGGAGAAAATAAATATATGGGTTTCGTTGAAGATAAAGGGGATGGAAGTGGATAGGATTCCTAAAAGAGGATATCTTTCTACCGGTAAGCCTGCAAAGACGTTTGAGATGGAGATGTGGTATGTGTAA
- a CDS encoding succinylglutamate desuccinylase/aspartoacylase family protein yields MANQHFPKNFLTTIIVVSFCLLSQTGCNSPVESPQKVQKYFSGTNQEVTVYSIKGESKGPTLLIIAGIHGDESSCPMVADRYINIKIKKGNLIVVPRLNLPAITAQRRNGLGGDMNRLFDMPERNQNNPDLKVVNLAKSLIKNADYVLNLHQGRGFYSPTWISHKRNPKRWGQCNVIDTPSFDLPNGEKLELENFAQRLARRINSKIKDNNYHFLVNNTNTASENTVHKEQRKSLTYYALINQHKVALGLEVTKNCPYSQAVAFLTIAINSTIEETGIIPEAVPSETVGSKQ; encoded by the coding sequence TTGGCGAATCAACATTTTCCTAAAAACTTCCTGACAACCATCATTGTTGTTTCATTCTGCCTCTTGTCCCAAACAGGTTGCAACTCCCCTGTAGAATCTCCTCAAAAGGTTCAAAAATATTTTAGTGGCACCAATCAGGAAGTTACGGTCTATTCTATCAAAGGAGAAAGCAAGGGACCTACGCTTCTAATCATTGCTGGCATACACGGGGATGAGTCTTCATGTCCTATGGTCGCAGATAGATATATCAATATCAAAATAAAAAAGGGGAATCTTATTGTGGTTCCCCGCTTAAACCTGCCTGCAATAACAGCACAAAGACGGAATGGTCTTGGTGGCGATATGAATCGCCTTTTTGACATGCCTGAGAGAAACCAGAATAACCCTGACCTTAAAGTGGTAAACCTGGCCAAATCTTTGATTAAAAACGCCGATTATGTGCTGAATCTCCATCAGGGCAGAGGTTTTTATTCACCTACCTGGATCAGTCACAAAAGAAACCCCAAGAGATGGGGGCAATGTAATGTTATTGACACACCGTCATTTGACCTGCCAAACGGTGAAAAACTCGAATTAGAAAATTTTGCTCAAAGGTTAGCCCGAAGAATAAACTCTAAAATAAAGGATAATAATTACCACTTTCTGGTGAATAATACCAACACAGCAAGCGAAAATACTGTCCACAAGGAACAAAGAAAATCTCTTACCTACTATGCATTGATAAACCAGCATAAAGTAGCTCTGGGGCTTGAGGTCACAAAGAATTGCCCGTATTCTCAAGCTGTTGCCTTCTTGACTATTGCAATAAATTCGACAATCGAAGAAACAGGAATCATACCTGAAGCGGTTCCTTCAGAAACAGTAGGCAGTAAGCAGTAG